The genomic segment agaggagttttggtaagttatttctcaataaagacttagcgatttcaaagttaaatgtgtctgtggtttttttttgttccatacTATATactaacaatttatttatttaaactggtcctttaacaaatgATTAGAAAGGCTACCATGCCCTCCTTACAGCACTGCCACCAACCGTTACTGTCCCCATATTAACTGGAGATTATTGCACTACAGTagaaacccccattttacattttttcaggagaccagaaaaaaagATGTGGCCTCTGTGAAATGATTGTGCGTTATTTATTGGTGGGACCaccaaaaaaactgtaaaacgagggaaaacttaaaaccagggtATGAAAACGTGAAGTTTTGAGTGAGTAAAGTTACCTAAGGACAAAGTGTCTAAATAaaatagtgatgcaccaaatccaggtttcagtttgggattctgcctttttcagcaggattcagatttggccaaaatcTTGTGCATGGCCTAACTggatcctaattagcatatgcaaattagggacaagaAGGGAAATTttaactatttgtcacaaaacttTGCTTTATCCtttctgtccctaatttgcatatgctaattatgaTTTGGATTCATTTTCGGTATTCAgttgaatctttcatgaaggattcggaaTTCAGCtggatcccaaatagtggattcggtgtatccctataaTAAACAAAGACATCTGCCCCCGTAGGGTAATGATAGGATGAGATAATACATTATAATCCCCATTTAATACAGACACGGAGCAAATGCAAATATGTGCAAATGATCCCAAACCAATATTGTAGCCATTTGTCCCTCGTTTTTATTGAGTCACAATAAGAATTAGGGGTGAAATATGGGGAACGTGCTATGGCTTACCAACAGCTTAGTTCTGGGCTCGTGCCCTCTGATTGGTCAATACTAGATACAAGACCCAGCCACTCACAGCATGAAGCCATTCTGAAACAACCAATgactgaactgaacagctaaccaatcacaatgaaacagACTGGCAAGCCTCACAAaaccacaatatataaatatttagtataTTGGGGGGACGGGACTCCGGGGGCTGTGCAGTGGTGTGACTGGTACTGGGTGGCACCACAATATCCAATAGATGACCCTTCTCCCCAGAGGTCAGACAGCCCAGAAATCGAGTTGCCTGTCTGCAGACATAGGTGGGAATTCGGCTCTCGCCTCAGAGACCAGCATGACCCGTGCAacagaaggaaaaacaaaaatacaaaacaaaactgGTTCCCATGAAGACACTGCCAGTGGTTTGATCCCATGTAAGGTGCTCCTGGCCGACCCCTAACTGCACTCTAATAAGGCACTATATGGTTTGAGGAAGGCAGCGGTTAAGACTGGATAATGAACAGCTTGTTGCTCATCTCCATGGTTTGGGCGGCTTTGTCCTCCTTACTGTGCTGTGTCTGCCGACCCCCCTGCCCAATGGGGTCCCTCTCAGATCCCTACACTTGTCAGCCTCCCTCCTGCGCTGCTCCCGACTCATCAGCCTGGGAATTCTACTGGGCCTCTCTGCTCGTAGGAGCCTCATCTTCTCCATGTAAATAAGGGCTACTGGAGGGAGAACCGCACACAGCCTCCGCACGCCCTTTGCCAACGTCTCATTCACTATCTTTACCATTCTTGATGGAGTGTTAACAATCCTCCTACGCCAATAAACCCAACCTCCACTCACAGCCCGGGAGTCTCCAGCCAACACTGGGATACGGCTTCGGAATCCGCCCTTGTAGGTTTTTGGGAAAAGGTAGAATAGGCCACCTTCTCCGGCTGCTCCACATCGCTGCAGGACTCTGAACAGAGGCCCGGGCAAGCGCAGGAGGGCACGGAGCCATAATCTACGCGCTCGTTTTGGCCAGTCTTTCAGCCACTCCCCAGCGGGCCTTCCCAATGAGCCCGCCACCAGGAAGAGTGAAAGGAAGATACCTGGCGATGTGAATACCCCAACTGCTATAGCCAGAACAGGCACATAATATAAACGCAGCCGGTAGCTTAAGGCTAGGGCAGCCACTGCTCCACAACTTTGGGCCAGCAGCAGAAAGGAGGCTGGACTCAAATCAAAGACCCAGTACAACATAATGTAGCAGCAAAGCAGGCTGGCCCCCAGTGTCTCTAGAGCTACTAGGACAGAGTCCAGCAAGGGTCCTGGCCTCCACAGGGTGAGAAGAGCCAGAAGCAGTGGGAGTAATGACCAAGGACAAAAAGGGCGAGAAGCTGCTATCAGGGTAAGGACAGCACATAGGGCATGGCTTGGCATAGAGGAGGCAGTTAGTGTTGGAGCTGGACGCAGAGAGTTGGTAGGCTCTTGCGCCCACTCAGAAGACAGCTCAAAATAAGGGACCTCCTGGTCTGGGCAGCCATCTGCCTCTGTTCTCTCTGGGGTCACCTCTAAGTACACAGGCTCTTCCTCATCCTCAGAGCTACAGAGGCTAAACTGGTCTCCCTCTCCCCCCTCTTCCTCCTCCacctccacctcctcctcctccccaggcCTTACTTTGAGGCTTTTGGGCTGCTGTCGGACCTCGGCTGCATGCTTCTGTCGCAGTTCCTGCTCTCGCCGTTTGTTGTACTCCAGCTGGTTCCCCAGTTCTGTCTGGTGCTGCATGCGAATGAGTTCACTCCTCGTGTGCTGCAGGAGCTGCAGGTGGCGGAACTCCAACTCTTGGGTGCACTCGTGCTGGCGCAGGAGCATTGCGCACTCTAGATCCCGCTGAGTCTGCTTTTTGTTTAGCTCCTGAGAAGATAATCAAAAATGTTACCCCTGAAACATTCAACATACCGCTCCTTAAAAGTCAGTCTCCTCTCAGGATAACCAAAAGCACCCACCATACTAAGTCTCTGTCTCAGGAGAAGCATAAACACCCACAATCCCACATGTCTCTCAGGTTCACTTGTCCTGTCATGGCACATCTTCCCCAAGTCTCCCTCTTGGACGCACCTTAAACTCCTCCTCATTCTATTTTCCCCAAGTCTCTCTCGGGAGCCCAGTAACTATTCCCCTGGCATttgaagtacacagaggcccaaacagcccaaaaaATAGTGACGTCTATTGGAacttgcagcagcccctctgccagaacccatagactgccagtcagggcctgcttCCCAATGTTCTTTAATGCCCAAGACATTTGTTAGGTCTCCCTCACCTCTCGAAGCAGATCCTGGTCCAGGTTGTGCCGTGCCAACAGCATTTTGCGCTTATATTGGCGGCACTGCaactcaaagtactgtctctgtcTGCGCAGCAGGTTGGCCTCCTCCTCCGCCTGGTAGTGCTGCATGCTCTCCTTCTGCCTCAGCAGCCATTCCTGCTTCTCTCTTTTCGGGGTGCTCTGGTTCTCCTGCAACTCCtggaaagaaaaggaaacattGATCATTGGGAACATTTTGCAGTCCATAAATGGGGAAACACAGCATGATTATTGTGCGTTCATCTTTAAAATATGTTGCTGTTAGATAAACAGCTCATTGTGATAGTTCTATACACTCATGGTATaacagctgcccccatggctacacagcagcttgtttatataaactatagtagtacttatctgttatctactgtgtatcctgtgcttgaatggctgcccccatggccacacagcagcttgtttatataaactatagtagtacttatctgttatctactgtgtatcctgtgcttgaatgactgcccccatggctacacagcagcttgtttatataaactatagtagtacttatctgttatctactgtgtatcctgtgcttgaatggctgcccctatggctacacagcagcttgtttatataaactatagtagtacttatctgttatctactgtgtatgctgtatttgaatggctgcccccatggctacacagaagcttgtttatataaactatagtagtacttatctgttatctactgtgtatcctgtgcttgaatggctgcccccatggccacacagcagcttgtttatataaactatagtagtacttatctgttatctactgtgtatcctgtgcttgaatggctgcccccatggctacacagcagcttgtttatataaactatagtagcctttctgaagcaaacacgtaacttttaccagtgcagggcaagagtacattttttcattactttaaaacactttacattttttgtgtcacTGGTCATTTAAACACtgttccccatatgtaataaaaggcacttagtttgcccaggagcggTAACCCATAGCCccccaataagatgtttgcttttaaacagatgaccagtaaattcaaccagctgattggttgctatgagttactgcccctgggcaaacttagtgccttatattagaTAACTCCCTTAGAATGCAAGTTCTGCCCATGCCATAAATTCTTCCAACTCCATACGCAGCACATATGAAAACAGCGCAGAAATCTTATTGTAAAGTCAGCGATGTTGTCATTGCAGCAGAGTATTGCAGAGTGTTGCACCCCTAGAGCCGGCCCCTAGTAACCCCCTACCTCTTTCAGCTGCTCCTTGCGGATCTTGTACTGGCGTTTCTGGCTCTCGAGCAGGTTAGTGAGCTCTTTCTTTTGCTGGCCCAAGATATGTTGCTGGAATTTCTTCTCCTCCGTCATTCCCCCCTTAGCCTGGGGGATAATATGGCAAAATCAATCAACAATCTGAGCCTTCATTTCCTGCTTCTTCTGATCTAATTATATCTTTTCTTCCTCCTACCCTTGCTCCCTAGTTTCCAGCCCTAAGGTTCCACCCCAACCacacttttctttacacactCCTCATCCCCTTGCCTTGTGACTGATGAATGTGCTGCAGTTCTGTGGAGCTCTACACTAGTGATGAACGGGTAGAAATATTACAGCATGAACCTTATATTTCCAAAGCCAgattaaatgtttaaaggagacatataggataaatgaaaaaaccctaattgtgtaggcaattataagtaatatatggtgttgcttttacatggtgcttaaaattaatatctttaaaaatagcccctttattggagctccctatagatgttctctggtccctgtctgtgtttcacatgaggggtgggcgtgtccctgccagaagcacagtaggagggggacagccaatcacagccctgcagtcacacaagcacagacaggcttcagttccctatcaggtcctgctagctgctgattggttcctgtcctacagtgcagtgagctgagtgcacagcctgggaattcggggagcagcaagtggaagagaagggagagatTATAAGGGATTTTGCAGAAaccactactttttttaagcacaattcttctatatctaaatgagtataatgcactggtacattcttattttttatacaaaattgtctccattaaatattttaaaacctgCCCCAAAACCACCCCGTGTGAGGACATCAGATGTGACAATGCTATGGGCAATGACATCACTGGATGGTGCTGGGTATGGCCCTGACCAGTCAAATCCTGGAGGTAGTTGGTGCTACAAACAAACCAATCCTGAGGGTTTTGGCCTAGtcatgcacatcactactgtacaaaTTATTCTACAGTCCCCAATTCTCTGAGCTTCCCACGACCACAAAGCCATTATTATCAATCACCCCTGAACAGATAAATTAGGGTTGCATATTGGAACCACCATCCACTTCTACCCGATCTCCAAGCTCCTCCAGGTTGCTACTCTCCCACTGCACATCTTTCCTCTGTCCCAGTCTAATATTTCCTTCTCTACCTCCTTCTCGAAGATGGCCTGGTGCTTCTTGGATATCTTTTCATTCTCAGCAGAAAAGTTGCTCCGATGAGCCTCCAGCTCTTTGTCTAAGCGTTGCTGGTGCTCATCCAGTTCTGATTTCAGCTTGTTCTCCAAAGCCATCAGCTGCTTCTGGTGCTGTCGTCGCATGCGTTTGTAGCCAGACATCTGCTCTCTCAGTGC from the Xenopus laevis strain J_2021 chromosome 9_10L, Xenopus_laevis_v10.1, whole genome shotgun sequence genome contains:
- the taok2.L gene encoding serine/threonine-protein kinase TAO2 isoform X2 → MPSNARAGNLKDPEVAELFFKDDPEKLFADLREIGHGSFGAVYFARDIRNNEVVAIKKMSYSGKQSNEKWQDIIKEVKFLQKLRHPNTIEYKGCYLREHTAWLVMEYCLGSASDLLEVHKKPLQEMEIAAITHGALQGLAYLHNHNMIHRDVKAGNILLTEPGLVKLGDFGSASIMAPANSFVGTPYWMAPEVILAMDEGQYDGKVDVWSLGITSIELAERKPPLFNMNAMSALYHIAQNESPVLQSNHWSEYFRNFVDSCLQKIPQDRPTSDMLLKHRFLQRERPQTVIMELIQRTKDAVRELDNLQYRKMKKILFQDTQNGPNTETTEEEEEAEQFLHCTGTITSMESSQSVPSMSISASSQSSSVNSLADASDDSGEMAMMQEGEHTVTSNSSVIHRLPAHDNIYDDPYQPEMEAQQSSSAARRRAYCRNRDHFATIRTASLVTRQIQEHEQDSALREQMSGYKRMRRQHQKQLMALENKLKSELDEHQQRLDKELEAHRSNFSAENEKISKKHQAIFEKEAKGGMTEEKKFQQHILGQQKKELTNLLESQKRQYKIRKEQLKEELQENQSTPKREKQEWLLRQKESMQHYQAEEEANLLRRQRQYFELQCRQYKRKMLLARHNLDQDLLREELNKKQTQRDLECAMLLRQHECTQELEFRHLQLLQHTRSELIRMQHQTELGNQLEYNKRREQELRQKHAAEVRQQPKSLKVRPGEEEEVEVEEEEGGEGDQFSLCSSEDEEEPVYLEVTPERTEADGCPDQEVPYFELSSEWAQEPTNSLRPAPTLTASSMPSHALCAVLTLIAASRPFCPWSLLPLLLALLTLWRPGPLLDSVLVALETLGASLLCCYIMLYWVFDLSPASFLLLAQSCGAVAALALSYRLRLYYVPVLAIAVGVFTSPGIFLSLFLVAGSLGRPAGEWLKDWPKRARRLWLRALLRLPGPLFRVLQRCGAAGEGGLFYLFPKTYKGGFRSRIPVLAGDSRAVSGGWVYWRRRIVNTPSRMVKIVNETLAKGVRRLCAVLPPVALIYMEKMRLLRAERPSRIPRLMSREQRRREADKCRDLRGTPLGRGVGRHSTVRRTKPPKPWR